From a region of the Salvelinus alpinus chromosome 2, SLU_Salpinus.1, whole genome shotgun sequence genome:
- the LOC139558430 gene encoding alkaline phosphatase-like: protein MKVTILLICSCLAWGGLGKPQFPDQEKDPLFWNTWAQRTLKNALTLQKLNQNTAKNLILFLGDGMGIPTVTAARILKGQLSRQSGEETQLEMDKFPFVALSKTYNTNAQVADSAGTATAYLCGVKANEGTVGVSAAAVRSQCNTTQGNEVTSILRWAKEAGKSVGIVTTTRVNHATPSAAYAHCVDRDWYSDGEMPAEAVQAGCKDIARQLFENIPNIDVIMGGGRKYMFPKNQSDVEYPGEKKHFGTRIDRRNLVEEWNNRMKNKNAHYVWNKKELLSLNPNSVDYLLGLFEPGDLPYDLERNNETDPSLTEMVEVAIKILKKNPSGFYLLVEGGRIDHGHHEGKAKQALHEAVEMDRAIGHAGLVTSIYDTMTVVTADHSHMFNFGGYTPRGNTIFGLAPMLSDVDQKPFTAILYGNGPGFKVVNGLRENVSTLDYEENNYKAQSAVPLSMETHGGEDVAVFAKGPMAHLLHGVHEQNYIPHVMAYAACIGQNRDHCMSSSRASSLSAALPSLTALLTLIRLFC from the exons ATGAAGGTGACAATCCTGCTCATCTGCTCCTGCCTGGCCTGGGGAGGCCTGGGGAAGCCACAGTTTCCTG ACCAAGAGAAAGATCCCCTGTTCTGGAACACATGGGCCCAGCGTACTTTGAAGAATGCCCTCACACTTCAGAAGCTCAATCAAAACACTGCAAAGAACCTCATCCTCTTCCTTGGTGATG GAATGGGCATTCCCACAGTGACGGCAGCACGAATACTGAAGGGGCAGCTGAGcagacagagtggagaggagacccAGCTGGAGATGGACAAGTTCCCCTTTGTTGCGCTTTCCAAG ACATATAACACCAATGCCCAGGTGGCAGACAGTGCGGGTACGGCCACAGCATACCTCTGTGGGGTGAAGGCCAACGAGGGCACGGTGGGTGTGAGTGCAGCTGCCGTCCGTTCCCAGTGCAACACCACACAGGGCAACGAGGTCACCTCCATCCTCAGATGGGCCAAGGAAGCTG GCAAGTCAGTGGGAATAGTCACGACAACGCGTGTGAACCATGCCACCCCCAGTGCGGCTTATGCCCACTGTGTTGACAGGGACTGGTACTCCGATGGAGAGATGCCCGCTGAGGCAGTACAGGCGGGCTGCAAGGACATCGCCAGGCAGCTCTTTGAGAACATTCCTAACATTGAT GTGATtatgggaggagggaggaagtacATGTTCCCCAAAAACCAGTCAGATGTGGAGTATCCTGGAGAGAAGAAACACTTCGGTACGCGCATTGATAGAAGGAACTTGGTGGAGGAGTGGAATAACAGAATGAAAAACAAG AACGCCCACTATGTATGGAACAAGAAGGAACTTTTATCGCTAAATCCTAATAGTGTGGATTACCTTTTGG GTCTGTTTGAGCCTGGAGATCTTCCCTATGACCTGGAGAGAAACAATGAGACAGATCCTTCcctgacagagatggtggagGTGGCCATCAAGATCCTGAAGAAAAACCCCAGCGGATTCTACCTGCTGGTGGAGG GGGGGCGCATCGACCACGGACATCACGAGGGTAAAGCCAAGCAGGCCCTGCATGAGGCAGTGGAGATGGACCGGGCCATTGGCCACGCCGGCCTCGTGACCAGCATATATGACACAATGACTGTCGTCACTGCTGACCACTCTCACATGTTCAACTTTGGAGGCTACACTCCAAGGGGGAACACAATTTTTG GACTGGCTCCCATGTTGAGTGATGTGGACCAGAAGCCCTTCACCGCCATCTTATATGGGAACGGACCAGGGTTCAAAGTAGTCAATGGTCTGAGAGAGAACGTCTCCACCCTTGACTATG aGGAAAATAACTACAAGGCCCAGTCTGCAGTGCCGCTGAGTATGGAGACTCATGGAGGAGAGGATGTGGCTGTGTTTGCTAAGGGCCCTATGGCTCACCTGCTGCACGGTGTCCACGAGCAGAACTACATTCCCCATGTCATGGCTTATGCTGCCTGCATTGGCCAGAACAGAGACCACTGCATGTCATCCAGTAGAGCCTCTAGTCTCAGCGCTGCTCTGCCCAGCCTGACAGCTCTCCTCACACTCATCCGCCTCTTCTGCTGA